The following proteins are encoded in a genomic region of Sulfurovum indicum:
- a CDS encoding M24 family metallopeptidase, which produces MNYMLKDENAIYYECGYSCDNALYLRLGKEAFFITDSRYTIDAQEHVKSAKVVIERDLYAKAAEIIKKAKVKKIVFDPKEWSVHGFELLRSQTKAEFRPEMDFSHKKRIIKSDEELKILGKAARLGSKAFKALAKTFREEGFGKDEFALTHTAKSVLGGFGKYDLSFDPIVAINANAAKPHATPTKRRLKEGDLLLVDAGLKYKRYCSDRTRTVFADKGFAFKTKQSFGRKKIQKVYDTVLRAHDNAIANARSGMKAKEIDALTRDIIEKAGFGKYYVHSTGHGVGLDIHEMPYISSKSEMVIEDGMVFTIEPGIYIPGEFGIRIEDMVAMVDSKAQVL; this is translated from the coding sequence ATGAACTATATGCTCAAAGACGAAAATGCCATTTACTACGAATGTGGTTACAGTTGTGACAATGCACTCTACCTGCGTTTGGGGAAGGAGGCATTTTTCATTACGGACAGCCGCTACACTATTGATGCGCAAGAACATGTAAAGAGTGCCAAAGTGGTCATTGAGCGTGATCTGTATGCCAAAGCAGCGGAGATAATAAAAAAAGCAAAGGTCAAAAAGATCGTCTTCGACCCCAAAGAGTGGAGTGTTCACGGATTTGAACTTCTGCGTTCTCAGACAAAGGCAGAGTTCAGACCGGAGATGGATTTTTCACATAAAAAACGCATCATCAAGAGTGATGAAGAGCTAAAGATCCTGGGAAAAGCAGCCAGGCTCGGCAGCAAAGCTTTTAAAGCACTGGCAAAAACATTCAGGGAAGAGGGGTTTGGGAAAGATGAGTTCGCTTTGACCCATACTGCAAAAAGTGTGCTGGGCGGTTTTGGCAAGTATGATCTCAGTTTCGATCCTATTGTCGCTATCAATGCCAATGCAGCCAAACCGCATGCCACGCCAACGAAAAGGAGACTTAAGGAAGGTGATCTGCTGCTGGTGGATGCCGGGCTGAAGTACAAGCGTTACTGTTCTGACAGAACTCGTACGGTCTTTGCCGACAAAGGCTTTGCTTTTAAGACCAAACAGTCTTTTGGCAGGAAAAAGATTCAAAAAGTGTACGATACTGTACTGCGTGCCCATGACAATGCCATTGCCAATGCAAGAAGTGGTATGAAAGCCAAAGAGATCGATGCCCTGACACGTGATATCATTGAGAAAGCAGGCTTTGGCAAGTATTATGTACACTCGACCGGGCACGGAGTGGGGCTGGATATTCATGAGATGCCCTATATCTCTTCTAAGTCAGAGATGGTCATTGAGGACGGAATGGTATTTACCATTGAACCGGGTATCTATATACCGGGAGAGTTCGGTATACGTATCGAAGATATGGTAGCTATGGTGGATAGCAAAGCACAGGTGCTTTAA
- the folK gene encoding 2-amino-4-hydroxy-6-hydroxymethyldihydropteridine diphosphokinase, with amino-acid sequence MVKRKKLNDTLTLIFTPHFPYNAKRNSRMRYRALLGIGGNIGDVVRRFEHLFVYLQHSRSVHLLETAPILKNPPFGFTEQEDFMNSLLLIETDMTPRELLHYVLHAEKRFGRKRLFKDGPRTLDIDLIFYEDITMESRELTLPHPGWMKRTSVLVPLSMMKKVI; translated from the coding sequence GTGGTAAAAAGAAAAAAACTGAATGATACGCTGACATTGATTTTTACCCCACATTTTCCCTATAATGCAAAAAGAAATTCACGAATGCGTTACAGAGCACTATTAGGCATCGGTGGGAATATCGGTGATGTTGTTCGCCGTTTTGAGCATCTGTTCGTCTATTTGCAGCACAGCAGGTCTGTGCATCTGTTGGAGACGGCACCAATTTTGAAGAATCCTCCGTTCGGTTTTACGGAACAGGAAGACTTTATGAACTCACTGCTTCTGATAGAGACCGATATGACACCAAGAGAGTTGTTGCATTATGTACTGCATGCGGAAAAAAGGTTTGGCAGAAAGCGTCTTTTTAAAGATGGCCCGCGAACATTGGATATCGATTTGATATTTTATGAAGATATAACGATGGAGAGCAGGGAACTGACACTCCCTCATCCGGGATGGATGAAACGGACCTCGGTTCTGGTCCCGCTTTCGATGATGAAAAAGGTAATATGA
- a CDS encoding flagellar biosynthesis protein FlhF — protein sequence MINETFVASTPKGAYEQAVEKYGNIDLSIVSARQLRYDDGHLRAEVVIAVPKELFMERSFGEAVTNTKSSSEEEALMDEIGELKAQLDEMKDEIIGVAPHNSVTEEVRKLFIKKGIASAWLDNILSTLVGTPLIEDASLLVSYLLEEIDETLQVKEEELDHPKVIMLVGPTGVGKTTTIAKLAARYAYLLERPYKVALINLDSYKVGAVEQLAHYADIMQIEHFAVSTPEAFQERIEALEGYDIILVDTAGMSPYDTHKFVKTVEFVKSETNRELEVHMVLAATVKYEDMADIYENFSFLNLDSVIISKFDETKHFGTLLNFMLLYKLPMSYFSIGQEVPDDLLVASKEYLLEQFIGDVHEG from the coding sequence ATGATCAATGAAACATTTGTAGCCTCAACCCCCAAAGGAGCTTATGAGCAGGCAGTAGAGAAATACGGAAACATTGATCTTTCCATTGTTTCCGCAAGACAGCTGCGTTATGATGACGGTCATCTGCGTGCCGAAGTAGTTATTGCTGTACCGAAAGAGCTATTTATGGAGAGATCATTTGGTGAAGCAGTGACGAATACCAAGAGCTCTTCGGAAGAGGAGGCTTTAATGGATGAGATCGGTGAGCTCAAAGCACAGCTTGATGAGATGAAAGATGAGATCATCGGTGTTGCCCCGCATAACAGTGTGACTGAAGAGGTTAGGAAACTTTTTATCAAAAAGGGCATTGCGTCTGCATGGCTGGATAATATCCTAAGTACACTGGTCGGTACGCCGCTGATCGAAGATGCCTCGTTGCTGGTATCCTATCTGCTTGAAGAGATCGATGAGACTCTTCAGGTCAAAGAGGAAGAGCTGGATCATCCTAAAGTCATTATGCTTGTCGGTCCGACCGGGGTCGGGAAGACTACGACCATCGCTAAACTTGCAGCACGCTACGCTTATTTGCTGGAGCGTCCCTACAAAGTGGCACTGATCAATCTTGACAGTTATAAAGTCGGTGCCGTTGAGCAGCTGGCACACTATGCCGATATTATGCAGATCGAACATTTTGCCGTCTCTACACCGGAGGCTTTTCAGGAGAGGATTGAAGCACTGGAAGGATATGATATCATTCTTGTAGATACAGCGGGTATGTCGCCCTATGATACGCACAAATTCGTTAAAACTGTAGAGTTCGTCAAGTCTGAGACAAACAGAGAGCTGGAAGTACATATGGTGCTTGCGGCAACGGTCAAATATGAGGATATGGCTGATATTTATGAGAACTTCTCCTTCCTCAATCTTGATTCTGTGATCATCAGTAAGTTCGATGAAACAAAACATTTTGGTACTTTGTTGAACTTCATGCTGCTTTATAAACTTCCAATGAGCTATTTCTCTATCGGACAGGAAGTGCCCGATGACCTTTTGGTAGCCAGTAAAGAATATCTGCTGGAGCAGTTTATCGGGGATGTGCATGAGGGGTGA
- the mnmA gene encoding tRNA 2-thiouridine(34) synthase MnmA, giving the protein MKKKVLIGMSGGVDSTVTAVLLQKEGYEVEGVYMKLHNKPGYHEENWKKVQRVADYLGIKVHFYDLSKEFNNEVYTYFIESYKEGLTPNPCVMCNRTIKFGKMVEFADSIGAEHIATGHYIQCDGEFIYAADDPNKDQSYFLCEVRKEVLPRLIFPLGTWVKEDVKAYAARIEVLKDFATQKESSEICFVENTYDEVLARHMNIDIPGETVDTEGNVVGTHKGYMHYTIGKRRGFFVNGAHEPHFVLDIRPETNQIIVGTREKLEVNAFKVKQINLFEDLTEFDCQVKVRYRTRAVPCHVKIEEGKASVVLSEPVFGLAKGQAAAFYDGKRLLGGGLIC; this is encoded by the coding sequence ATGAAAAAGAAAGTTTTAATAGGAATGAGTGGCGGTGTAGACTCCACTGTCACCGCGGTATTGCTCCAAAAAGAAGGGTATGAAGTGGAGGGTGTCTATATGAAACTCCATAATAAACCTGGGTACCATGAAGAGAATTGGAAAAAAGTGCAGAGAGTGGCAGACTATCTTGGTATTAAAGTACATTTTTATGATCTTAGCAAAGAGTTCAACAATGAAGTATATACCTACTTTATCGAGAGCTACAAGGAGGGGTTGACACCAAACCCCTGTGTGATGTGCAACCGCACGATCAAGTTCGGTAAAATGGTAGAGTTCGCAGACAGTATAGGAGCCGAGCATATTGCTACAGGACACTATATTCAGTGTGACGGGGAGTTCATCTATGCAGCTGATGACCCGAACAAGGATCAGAGTTACTTCTTGTGTGAGGTACGAAAAGAGGTGCTTCCCCGCCTCATTTTCCCATTGGGAACCTGGGTGAAAGAGGATGTCAAAGCCTATGCTGCCAGGATAGAAGTACTTAAAGACTTTGCAACTCAGAAAGAGAGTTCAGAGATCTGTTTTGTAGAGAATACTTATGACGAAGTACTGGCAAGACATATGAACATTGATATTCCCGGTGAGACCGTTGATACAGAGGGCAATGTTGTTGGAACACACAAAGGCTATATGCATTACACCATCGGAAAGCGCAGAGGATTCTTCGTCAACGGTGCGCATGAGCCGCATTTTGTATTGGATATCAGACCGGAAACCAACCAGATCATCGTAGGAACACGTGAAAAGCTGGAAGTCAATGCCTTTAAAGTCAAGCAGATCAACCTCTTTGAAGATCTTACAGAGTTTGACTGCCAGGTGAAAGTACGCTATCGGACTCGGGCTGTTCCCTGTCATGTGAAGATCGAAGAGGGGAAAGCCTCTGTAGTATTGAGTGAACCGGTATTTGGACTGGCAAAAGGACAGGCGGCTGCTTTTTATGATGGGAAAAGACTGCTTGGAGGCGGATTGATCTGCTGA
- a CDS encoding thioredoxin fold domain-containing protein, producing MKIIIMFLMILGNLMAVTAEDAAWLLNAQTDLDKAFEKAKKEKKKVVLLVVVKDGCNWCDLMVHETLTDPDIQSRLGEAVTVVVDIHRELPEAFRADLTPTIFFIDAERQKSILKEVGYVKKGSFLIDIVTAFDNID from the coding sequence ATGAAAATAATTATAATGTTTTTGATGATACTCGGAAACCTGATGGCGGTCACTGCCGAGGATGCTGCATGGCTGCTTAATGCACAGACAGATCTGGACAAAGCATTTGAAAAGGCAAAAAAAGAGAAGAAAAAGGTGGTGCTTCTGGTGGTTGTAAAGGATGGTTGCAACTGGTGTGATCTCATGGTGCATGAAACGCTGACAGATCCCGATATACAAAGCCGGCTTGGAGAGGCAGTCACTGTAGTGGTAGATATTCACCGAGAACTTCCCGAAGCATTCAGGGCCGATCTTACTCCAACCATCTTTTTTATTGATGCAGAGAGACAGAAAAGTATCCTGAAAGAGGTCGGATATGTAAAAAAAGGGAGTTTTTTGATCGATATTGTTACAGCATTTGACAATATTGACTAG
- a CDS encoding DUF2062 domain-containing protein — translation MIRIFFRKLATKKDKFDHLLEKYNLPRAYFNINRKMVTKGVLVGLFWGFIPMPMQMAGVMLTTPLMRFNVPIGLATVWLSNPFTYPPLWYLEYVTGNFLMGKENLHGIELTMQWFQDHWDDIVVPLYVGTAFYSTVVAYLIYLLLNWLWKRSAHREWKQRQESDK, via the coding sequence ATGATACGAATATTTTTTAGAAAACTTGCCACTAAAAAAGATAAGTTTGACCATCTTCTGGAAAAATACAACTTGCCTCGCGCCTATTTTAACATCAATCGGAAAATGGTAACGAAGGGTGTACTGGTTGGACTTTTCTGGGGATTTATCCCAATGCCGATGCAAATGGCAGGGGTCATGCTGACAACACCGCTGATGCGCTTCAATGTTCCTATAGGTCTTGCTACCGTATGGCTCTCCAATCCATTTACCTATCCTCCTCTGTGGTACCTTGAGTATGTCACAGGCAATTTCCTTATGGGTAAAGAGAATCTGCATGGTATTGAACTGACAATGCAGTGGTTCCAGGACCATTGGGATGATATAGTTGTACCGCTCTATGTCGGAACAGCCTTCTACTCCACAGTGGTCGCATATCTGATCTACCTGCTTCTCAACTGGCTCTGGAAGCGCTCCGCACATCGGGAATGGAAACAAAGGCAGGAGAGTGATAAGTAG
- a CDS encoding ribose-phosphate pyrophosphokinase, with amino-acid sequence MSGYMIFSGTSNPELAEEIATYLEMPLSKANINRFSDGEISVQIAESVRGKDVFIIQPTSAPANANLMELLIMTDALKRSSAKSITAVVPYYGYARQDRKAAPRVPISAKLVANLMETAGITRMVTVDLHASQIQGFFDIPVDNLYGAILFMDYIKAKNFDNPVIASPDIGGVARARYFANKLGLDMVIVDKRREKANESEVMNIIGNVDGKDVILIDDMVDTAGTMVKAAAALKKLGATSVMACCTHPVLSGPAYERIEEGELDELVVANTIPMTKPSKKIKMLSTASMLGEVIRRVHNNESVNSLFETN; translated from the coding sequence ATGAGCGGATACATGATATTTTCCGGAACCTCCAACCCAGAGCTTGCAGAAGAGATAGCAACCTATTTAGAAATGCCCCTTTCCAAGGCAAATATCAACCGTTTCAGTGACGGGGAGATCTCTGTGCAGATCGCAGAGAGTGTACGTGGAAAAGATGTCTTTATTATTCAGCCGACCTCTGCACCGGCCAATGCGAACCTGATGGAACTTTTGATCATGACAGATGCACTCAAGCGCTCTTCTGCCAAATCGATCACTGCCGTGGTGCCTTACTACGGATATGCCAGACAGGACAGAAAGGCGGCACCAAGGGTACCTATCTCTGCGAAACTGGTAGCAAACCTTATGGAAACAGCAGGGATCACACGAATGGTGACTGTGGATCTCCATGCTTCACAGATCCAGGGATTTTTTGATATTCCGGTAGACAACCTTTATGGAGCCATCCTTTTTATGGACTATATCAAAGCGAAAAATTTTGACAATCCGGTTATAGCTTCACCGGATATCGGAGGGGTGGCGCGTGCACGTTACTTTGCGAACAAGCTGGGACTTGATATGGTGATCGTCGACAAACGTCGTGAGAAAGCGAACGAGTCTGAAGTGATGAACATCATCGGCAATGTAGACGGAAAAGATGTTATTCTCATTGACGATATGGTTGATACAGCAGGCACGATGGTCAAGGCAGCTGCCGCATTGAAAAAGCTTGGAGCGACTTCGGTCATGGCATGCTGTACCCATCCGGTCCTCTCCGGTCCTGCGTATGAGCGTATCGAAGAGGGAGAGCTTGACGAGTTGGTCGTTGCCAATACCATCCCTATGACCAAACCTTCAAAAAAGATAAAAATGCTCTCCACCGCTTCAATGCTCGGCGAGGTAATAAGACGTGTACACAACAATGAGAGTGTGAACTCCTTGTTTGAGACAAACTAA
- the lepA gene encoding translation elongation factor 4, translated as MSKKVPQKNIRNFSIIAHIDHGKSTLADRIIQECGAVSDRQMSSQVMDTMDIEKERGITIKAQSVRLDYIKDGEHYILNLIDTPGHVDFSYEVSRSLASCEGALLIVDAAQGVEAQTIANVYIAIENDLELIPVVNKIDLPAADPDRVLSELEEAIGIDATEHALVSAKTGQGVKELIDMIVEKIPAPEGDESAPTKALIYDSWFDNYLGALALVRVFEGKIEKGQKIKIMGTKEEHQVLDMMYPNPIKPIKTNEIATGEVGIVVTGLKTVEALQVGDTITDAKESTSEAIGGFEPAKPFVFAGIYPIETDKFEDLRDALNKLKLNDSSLSFEPESSAALGSGFRTGFLGMLHMEVVKERLEREFNLELIATAPTVVYKVKKTDGEEIEIQNPSELPEPQKIDTIYEPYVKATILTPQEYVGNLIKLLNDRRGIQVKMDYLNETRVLMEYDIPMNEIVMDFYDKLKSVTKGYASFDYEPVGFRAGDLVKLDIRVAGEVVDSLSIIVPQDKARTRGLAFVNQLKELIPRQLFEVAIQASIGNNIIARSNVKSMGKNVTAKCYGGDITRKRKLLEKQKAGKKRMKAIGKVQVPQEAFMAVLKLDS; from the coding sequence GTGTCAAAAAAAGTACCACAGAAGAATATTCGTAACTTCTCCATCATTGCCCACATAGATCATGGAAAGTCGACATTGGCAGACCGTATTATTCAGGAGTGTGGGGCGGTAAGTGATCGTCAGATGTCTTCGCAGGTTATGGATACGATGGATATTGAAAAGGAACGTGGTATCACCATAAAGGCGCAGTCTGTACGTCTGGACTATATCAAAGACGGAGAACACTACATTCTTAACCTTATTGATACTCCGGGTCATGTTGATTTTTCTTATGAGGTAAGCCGTTCTCTTGCTTCGTGTGAAGGTGCACTGCTCATTGTTGATGCTGCACAGGGAGTAGAGGCGCAGACTATTGCCAATGTCTATATTGCCATAGAGAATGACCTGGAACTTATCCCGGTGGTCAACAAGATAGATCTGCCTGCAGCTGACCCTGACAGAGTACTCTCGGAACTGGAGGAGGCTATTGGTATCGATGCGACCGAACACGCTTTGGTCTCGGCCAAAACAGGACAGGGGGTCAAAGAGCTTATTGATATGATCGTTGAGAAGATTCCTGCGCCTGAAGGTGATGAAAGTGCACCTACCAAAGCACTCATTTATGATTCATGGTTTGACAACTACCTTGGCGCTTTGGCACTCGTACGTGTCTTTGAAGGAAAGATAGAGAAGGGCCAGAAGATCAAGATCATGGGAACAAAAGAGGAGCATCAGGTACTTGATATGATGTATCCAAATCCCATCAAACCTATCAAGACAAACGAGATCGCTACCGGTGAAGTAGGGATCGTAGTTACAGGGCTTAAAACGGTTGAAGCACTTCAGGTAGGTGATACGATCACTGATGCGAAGGAATCTACTTCTGAAGCCATTGGCGGCTTTGAGCCGGCAAAACCGTTCGTTTTTGCCGGTATTTACCCCATTGAGACAGACAAGTTCGAAGATCTCCGCGATGCACTGAATAAACTCAAGCTCAATGACTCTTCACTCAGTTTTGAGCCGGAGAGTTCTGCTGCACTCGGAAGCGGATTCAGGACCGGTTTTCTCGGTATGCTGCATATGGAAGTGGTCAAAGAACGTCTGGAGAGAGAGTTCAACCTGGAACTCATCGCAACAGCACCGACGGTTGTCTATAAAGTAAAGAAGACTGACGGTGAGGAGATTGAGATACAAAACCCCTCCGAGCTTCCTGAACCGCAAAAGATCGATACGATCTATGAACCATATGTCAAAGCAACCATTTTGACACCGCAGGAGTATGTAGGCAACCTCATAAAACTTCTCAATGACCGCCGTGGTATCCAGGTGAAGATGGATTACCTGAACGAAACACGTGTCCTGATGGAGTATGATATTCCTATGAATGAGATCGTGATGGATTTTTACGACAAGCTCAAGTCCGTTACCAAAGGGTATGCGAGTTTTGATTATGAGCCTGTCGGTTTCAGAGCGGGTGATCTTGTCAAGCTTGATATCCGTGTGGCCGGAGAAGTAGTAGACTCACTGTCGATCATTGTACCGCAGGACAAGGCACGTACCAGAGGTCTGGCATTTGTCAATCAGCTGAAAGAGCTTATTCCCAGACAGCTTTTTGAAGTGGCGATCCAGGCAAGTATCGGTAACAATATTATTGCACGCTCCAATGTCAAATCGATGGGGAAAAATGTTACGGCCAAGTGTTACGGTGGTGATATTACCCGTAAACGGAAACTCCTTGAGAAGCAGAAGGCCGGTAAGAAACGTATGAAAGCCATTGGTAAAGTACAGGTACCGCAGGAAGCCTTTATGGCTGTGCTTAAACTAGACAGCTAG
- a CDS encoding L,D-transpeptidase family protein, with translation MKKKLIWLCIHTLLFSAVPDSRLLDYQQRYSLCHGRTDYQIAECLINGGLNFTRFRGDRNIYRHVSKKKIKEAVEQGNAYAFTMLQMPRRESYTRLLDYLDYLYSIKDLYTPPRFAGDEREDIIRIKRVFNLLQAARLEETPEPTPEFKAALLEYQRRHGLSADGKIGPRTKRALRYSLEMLIEKVKKNLTLERITREKEDTFIVVNIPEYKMYYYENGVPVLHMKTVVGKPRMRTPLFQRNMKFIVENPRWNVPPSIYKNEYADKSESELRKLGLVYNSDGKLYQPPGRKNALGLVKFLFPNRFNVYMHDTPAKSLFNKNRRAFSHGCIRLEKPFALLDQLGYAYYPGKTRWITLKEEIPVYIEYHTVWVDDEGIVQFRPDIYGYEKKFFK, from the coding sequence ATGAAGAAAAAATTGATTTGGCTGTGTATCCATACGCTTCTTTTCTCAGCAGTGCCTGACAGCAGGCTTTTGGATTATCAGCAACGATACAGTCTTTGTCACGGCAGAACGGATTATCAGATAGCCGAATGTCTGATCAACGGTGGACTTAACTTTACCAGATTCAGAGGTGACAGGAATATCTACAGACATGTCAGTAAAAAGAAGATAAAAGAGGCAGTTGAACAGGGCAATGCTTATGCATTTACGATGCTGCAGATGCCAAGGAGAGAAAGCTATACCAGACTTTTGGACTATCTTGACTATCTCTACTCCATTAAAGACCTCTATACGCCGCCGAGATTTGCAGGAGATGAGAGGGAGGATATTATAAGAATAAAAAGAGTCTTCAATCTGCTGCAGGCTGCAAGGCTGGAAGAGACACCGGAACCTACACCGGAATTTAAAGCCGCTTTGCTGGAGTATCAGAGAAGACACGGCTTGTCTGCAGATGGGAAGATCGGTCCACGGACAAAAAGAGCACTTCGATACTCCCTGGAGATGCTTATTGAAAAGGTCAAAAAAAACCTTACACTTGAACGTATAACCCGGGAAAAAGAAGATACCTTTATTGTGGTGAATATTCCCGAGTACAAGATGTACTATTATGAGAATGGTGTACCTGTACTTCATATGAAGACAGTGGTAGGAAAACCCAGAATGAGAACACCACTCTTTCAGAGGAATATGAAGTTCATTGTTGAGAACCCGAGATGGAATGTACCGCCGTCTATTTATAAAAATGAGTATGCAGACAAGTCCGAAAGCGAGTTACGAAAACTGGGACTGGTTTACAACAGTGACGGAAAACTCTATCAGCCGCCCGGCAGGAAAAATGCTCTTGGACTTGTAAAGTTCCTGTTTCCGAACAGATTTAATGTCTACATGCATGATACGCCTGCAAAATCGTTGTTTAACAAAAACAGACGTGCTTTTTCTCACGGATGTATACGGTTGGAAAAACCGTTTGCACTCCTGGATCAGTTAGGGTACGCCTACTATCCGGGGAAGACAAGGTGGATCACTCTTAAAGAAGAGATCCCTGTCTATATCGAGTATCATACGGTCTGGGTGGACGATGAGGGTATTGTTCAGTTCAGGCCCGATATCTATGGATATGAGAAAAAGTTTTTCAAATGA
- a CDS encoding SIR2 family NAD-dependent protein deacylase translates to MNLSEHLSKAKQILAEADALFITAGAGMGVDSGLPDFRGAEGFWRAYPKVRELGLRFEEMANPEWFEKDPRLAWAFYGHRLHLYRDTEPHEGFKKLLDLSGAKKYGAFIFTSNVDGQFQKAGFREDQVMECHGSIHHLQCTDNCQGKLWSSEDTSIEISEDFQAKEPLPVSPCCGAIARPNILMFGDFSWEYSRTDAQRNRLSAWIEKLESENVKPAIVEIGAGTAVPTVRNSSEQIAKRFGVPLIRINPRESFGAEVQLPLGALEALQQITAE, encoded by the coding sequence ATGAACCTTTCAGAACACCTATCTAAAGCCAAACAGATTTTAGCAGAGGCAGACGCTCTTTTTATCACAGCGGGAGCAGGAATGGGGGTAGACAGCGGTTTGCCGGATTTTCGTGGAGCAGAAGGCTTTTGGAGAGCCTATCCGAAAGTGAGAGAGTTGGGATTGCGGTTTGAAGAGATGGCAAATCCGGAGTGGTTTGAAAAAGATCCACGGCTGGCATGGGCATTTTATGGACATAGACTTCATCTGTATCGTGATACTGAACCTCATGAAGGCTTTAAGAAGCTTTTAGATTTATCTGGTGCTAAAAAATACGGAGCATTTATATTCACATCAAATGTCGATGGTCAGTTCCAAAAAGCAGGCTTTAGAGAGGATCAGGTGATGGAGTGTCATGGTTCTATACATCATCTGCAATGTACCGATAACTGTCAGGGAAAGCTATGGAGCAGTGAAGATACTTCCATAGAGATAAGTGAGGATTTTCAGGCCAAAGAACCGCTGCCTGTCTCTCCTTGCTGTGGTGCAATAGCACGGCCGAATATATTGATGTTCGGTGATTTTTCATGGGAATACTCGCGAACTGATGCACAAAGAAACAGACTAAGTGCCTGGATAGAGAAACTAGAATCTGAAAATGTGAAACCGGCAATAGTTGAGATAGGGGCTGGTACTGCTGTACCGACTGTACGTAACAGCTCTGAACAGATCGCCAAACGTTTCGGTGTTCCGCTCATACGCATTAATCCCCGTGAGAGTTTCGGGGCAGAAGTACAGCTTCCCCTGGGCGCGCTTGAGGCACTACAGCAGATTACTGCAGAGTGA